In the genome of Gemmatimonadota bacterium, one region contains:
- a CDS encoding SDR family NAD(P)-dependent oxidoreductase has product MTTSSAVLVTGATGFLGSHLVHRLVSEGRDVHIYVREASEGARLADVAGRITRWVGDINDAASVLHALTESRAEVVLHCAGDTSTRKFDGDWDAIDRAMHVNLFGTLTLLRAAGEPGAQVRQLIRLGGLEEYGTAPTPWSEEMREEPSSPYSASQVAATHACQALQPHLPFSVMTLRPALVYGPGQSRDFLIPALITTLLRGGRFPMTDGQQHRDLIFVHDLVDAVLAAMRHPEVRGAVINISAAQEWKIVDVARQIARLVDAEALLDIGALAQRPGDLTHLVARNDLAAELLGWYPRVSLEAGLAQTVAAYRPAPAADASS; this is encoded by the coding sequence ATGACCACGAGTAGCGCGGTACTGGTCACCGGGGCGACCGGGTTTCTCGGTTCGCACCTCGTGCATCGGCTCGTGAGCGAGGGGCGCGACGTCCATATCTACGTTCGCGAGGCAAGCGAGGGCGCCCGACTCGCCGATGTGGCAGGGCGGATCACCCGCTGGGTCGGCGACATCAACGACGCAGCGTCAGTGCTGCACGCGCTCACTGAATCTCGCGCCGAGGTCGTGCTCCATTGCGCGGGCGATACCTCGACCCGGAAATTCGACGGCGACTGGGACGCGATCGACCGCGCCATGCACGTCAACCTTTTCGGCACCCTCACCTTGCTCCGCGCGGCCGGCGAGCCCGGCGCGCAGGTGCGCCAGCTGATCCGCCTCGGTGGGCTCGAGGAGTACGGCACCGCGCCGACGCCCTGGTCCGAGGAGATGCGGGAGGAACCGTCATCGCCCTACTCGGCGAGCCAGGTGGCGGCCACCCACGCGTGTCAGGCGTTGCAGCCGCACCTCCCTTTCAGTGTGATGACGTTGCGGCCCGCCCTCGTCTACGGACCAGGTCAGTCGCGCGACTTCCTGATCCCGGCCCTGATCACGACGCTGCTCCGCGGGGGCCGCTTCCCGATGACCGACGGCCAGCAGCATCGCGACCTGATCTTCGTGCACGATCTGGTCGATGCCGTGCTCGCCGCCATGCGACACCCCGAGGTGCGCGGTGCCGTCATCAACATTTCGGCGGCGCAGGAATGGAAGATCGTCGACGTGGCACGTCAGATCGCGCGGCTCGTTGATGCCGAAGCATTGCTCGACATCGGCGCCCTGGCACAACGTCCGGGTGACCTGACCCACCTGGTGGCCCGGAACGATCTCGCGGCCGAACTGCTGGGGTGGTATCCACGGGTCTCACTGGAGGCAGGACTAGCGCAGACGGTGGCCGCCTACCGGCCTGCCCCTGCTGCGGACGCCTCAAGCTGA
- a CDS encoding class I SAM-dependent methyltransferase — protein MNTMTSCRACTSGNLLMYLPLGHHPAANAFLRPDQLGKPEARWPLDTHVCLDCALIQVPDKLPPDFFVDYLYIPSASATMHAHFKETARRFKEKLITAPGQRVVDIGCNDGLLLGACRDAGLTTLGVDPAANIAEMARANGLEVFNEYFTAESAGRILAQYGPAQVIVTTNTFNHIDNLHGFVQGVVTLLAPEGTFVIEVPQALTCIEQNEFDTVYHEHLSVFSVTSLAALGKFFGLQVVDVDELPIHGGSMRVYLRRQGPASPVVAQWLERERNAGLFEPATYAAHAARVESIRTELMTLLLDLKRQGKVLAGYGAPAKGNTLLNYYGIGPDLLEFLADRNALKQGRCSPGMHIPVVSPDEIGKQKPDYLLILAWNFGDEIMAQQEAFRAGGGKFILPIPTPRVVG, from the coding sequence ATGAACACGATGACCAGCTGCCGTGCCTGCACCAGCGGCAATCTTCTGATGTACCTCCCGCTCGGCCATCACCCGGCCGCCAATGCCTTCCTGCGCCCCGATCAGCTCGGCAAGCCCGAAGCGCGCTGGCCGCTCGACACGCACGTCTGCCTCGACTGTGCCCTGATCCAGGTGCCCGACAAGCTGCCGCCCGATTTCTTCGTCGACTACCTCTACATCCCGTCGGCGTCGGCCACCATGCACGCGCACTTCAAGGAGACCGCGCGCCGCTTCAAGGAGAAGCTGATCACCGCCCCCGGACAGCGGGTGGTCGACATCGGCTGCAATGACGGCTTGCTGCTGGGCGCCTGCCGCGATGCCGGGCTCACCACCCTCGGCGTGGATCCGGCGGCGAACATCGCCGAGATGGCACGCGCGAATGGTCTCGAGGTCTTCAACGAGTATTTCACGGCCGAATCTGCCGGGCGCATCCTGGCGCAGTACGGCCCCGCGCAGGTGATCGTGACCACGAACACTTTCAATCACATCGACAACCTCCACGGCTTCGTGCAGGGCGTTGTGACGCTGCTCGCACCCGAGGGCACCTTCGTCATCGAAGTACCCCAGGCGCTCACCTGCATCGAGCAAAACGAATTCGACACCGTTTACCATGAGCATCTCTCGGTCTTCTCGGTCACCTCACTCGCGGCACTCGGCAAGTTCTTCGGGCTCCAGGTGGTTGATGTCGATGAGTTGCCGATTCACGGTGGCTCGATGCGGGTCTATCTCCGTCGGCAGGGCCCGGCGAGCCCCGTGGTGGCACAGTGGCTCGAGCGTGAACGCAATGCGGGACTGTTCGAGCCAGCCACGTATGCCGCGCACGCCGCCCGGGTCGAGTCGATCCGCACCGAGTTGATGACGCTGTTGCTCGACCTCAAACGACAGGGAAAAGTGCTTGCGGGCTACGGCGCGCCGGCCAAGGGGAATACCCTGTTGAACTACTACGGCATCGGCCCCGACCTGCTCGAGTTCCTGGCCGACCGCAATGCGCTCAAGCAGGGGCGCTGCTCACCGGGCATGCATATCCCGGTCGTCTCCCCCGATGAGATCGGGAAGCAGAAGCCGGACTATCTGCTGATCCTGGCGTGGAATTTCGGCGACGAAATCATGGCGCAACAGGAAGCCTTCCGCGCCGGTGGCGGCAAGTTCATCCTGCCGATTCCGACGCCGCGAGTGGTGGGATGA
- a CDS encoding oligosaccharide flippase family protein: protein MSGPLRERIGTTVLPFSALAIADMAGKLLAFLTIPMITRRFGDGGFGNIGVATQLMLFAVLVGTCGLDVYSVRTVARAPGTLGRWASTVILLRLSLGAIAYAVLLALAFLVPQYRAVALLIAVFGLSLFTRSLYLDWAAQALRATRVLASAMFSIQLIYFGLVTLAITIGASIWSIALAQVTAEALTAAGLFYWFHHHAAAFERPLPLREWPAVLKESSPFAGSQVLRGASLGLDLVLLSLFVIPSAEIGWLSGALKIFQLCSGTAAVYFLILLPRLSRSAAIGTDAMTQELGHSFRVIVPLAAATAVGVGFFARPLLQLIGGSSSFGAATLSLQVLLAAVVVGLVNGHYRNALFALGRQHDDFRNVTVSSIVHLALKAALIPAVGILGIALGTLGGEAVLTALGARTLRRAVRLAPAFATPLDTPAPPIIAGVDHDPF from the coding sequence ATGTCGGGCCCGTTACGCGAGCGAATCGGCACCACCGTGTTGCCCTTCTCGGCACTGGCCATCGCCGACATGGCAGGCAAGCTGCTCGCGTTCCTCACGATTCCGATGATCACGCGTCGTTTTGGCGATGGTGGCTTCGGCAATATCGGTGTGGCGACACAACTGATGCTCTTCGCCGTGCTGGTCGGGACCTGCGGCCTCGACGTCTATTCGGTGCGGACGGTCGCGCGTGCACCGGGCACCCTCGGGCGGTGGGCCAGCACGGTGATCCTGCTGCGACTCTCGCTTGGCGCCATCGCCTACGCGGTATTGCTGGCGCTTGCGTTTCTGGTCCCGCAGTATCGTGCCGTCGCGCTACTGATCGCGGTGTTCGGCCTCTCGCTCTTCACGCGCTCGCTCTATCTCGACTGGGCGGCTCAGGCGCTGCGGGCAACACGCGTGCTCGCGAGCGCGATGTTCTCGATCCAGCTGATCTACTTCGGGCTGGTGACCCTGGCCATCACGATCGGCGCCAGCATCTGGAGTATCGCACTCGCGCAGGTCACGGCCGAAGCGCTCACGGCGGCCGGCCTCTTCTACTGGTTTCATCACCACGCCGCCGCCTTTGAGCGACCCTTGCCGCTGCGCGAATGGCCGGCCGTACTGAAGGAGTCGTCGCCGTTTGCGGGGTCGCAGGTCCTCCGCGGTGCCTCACTCGGGCTCGATCTGGTATTGCTGAGCCTCTTCGTGATTCCAAGCGCCGAGATCGGCTGGCTCAGCGGGGCGCTCAAGATCTTCCAGCTCTGCAGCGGAACCGCGGCCGTCTATTTCCTGATTCTGCTACCTCGTCTCAGCCGCAGTGCCGCCATCGGCACCGATGCGATGACGCAGGAGCTCGGTCACTCCTTCCGCGTGATCGTTCCCCTCGCGGCCGCGACCGCGGTCGGGGTCGGGTTCTTTGCGCGCCCACTGTTGCAGCTCATCGGCGGGTCGAGCAGCTTCGGCGCGGCCACGCTCAGTTTGCAAGTGCTGCTGGCCGCAGTGGTCGTCGGACTCGTCAACGGCCACTACCGCAACGCGCTCTTCGCCCTGGGTCGGCAGCACGATGATTTCCGGAACGTCACGGTGAGTTCCATCGTCCACCTGGCTCTCAAAGCCGCATTGATTCCCGCCGTCGGCATTCTCGGCATCGCTCTTGGCACGCTCGGCGGCGAGGCGGTATTGACGGCACTTGGCGCGAGGACATTGCGTCGCGCGGTTCGCCTGGCCCCGGCGTTTGCGACCCCGCTCGACACGCCCGCCCCTCCCATCATCGCAGGAGTCGACCATGATCCGTTCTGA